GGGGCGGCGCTACAAGATCTCCGGGAGCGGTTACTCCACCGAGGGCACCATCAAGCGGGTGGCCGGGGAGCCGGACACCCCGCTGGAGGAGTACCTGCTGCCGATGATCCTGGCCTCGGACGCGGTGATCTCCGACGGCGCGATGATCGGTGACCCGACCGAGGGCGCGCTCGTGGTGCTCGCGGAGAAGGGCGGCCTGGACGCCGAGGCGACCCGGGAGAAGTACCCCAGGATCGCCGAACTGCCGTTCGACGCGGCGTACAAATTGATGGCTACCTTTCACCAGGTCTCGGACAAGACGGTCCGCTGTTTCGTCAAGGGCGCCCCTGATCAGCTTCTCGCGCGCTGCGATGTGACACCCGAGCAGCGCGAACGCTACCTGGCCGAGAACGATCGGCTGGCCCGGCAGGGGCTCCGGGTGCTGGCGACCGCCCGCAAGGACATCGACGGCTTCGATCCGGCGGATGACCTGCTGGAGACGCTGACCGGTCTGGAGCCGCTCGCCCTGGTCGGCATCGTCGACCCGCCGAGGCCGCAGGCCAGGGCCGCCATCGAGCAGGCGCACGCGGCGGGCATCGAGGTCCGCATGATCACCGGTGACCACGCGATCACCGCGGCCGCCATCGCCGGCAAGCTCGGCATCCGCGGCCGGGCGATCACCGGCGCCGAGTTCGCCGCGATGAGCGACGACGAGCTGGACCGGGAACTCGACGGGATCGGCGTGATCGCCCGGGTCACCCCGGAGCACAAGGTACGCCTGGTCGAGGCGCTCCGCCGCAAGGGTCACATCGTCGCGATGACCGGCGACGGCGTGAACGACGCGCCGGCACTGAAGAAGGCCGACATCGGCATCGCGATGGGGATCACCGGCACCGAGGTGAGCAAGGAAGCCGCCGCGATGATCCTCACCGACGACGACTTCGCCACCATCGTGAAGGCCGTCGAGCTGGGCCGGGCCCTCTACGCCAACCTGAAGAAGTACATCTTCTTCCAGATGGGCGTGCTGGCCGCCATGATCGTCACGTTCCTCGCGGCGAGCATCGGCAACATCGCGGCCGGCGTGCCGTTCGTGCCGCTGCAGACCCTGTGGCTGAACTTCACCACGCAGGTCTTCCAGTCCGTCGGCCTCGGGTACGGCAACGCCGAGCCGGACATCATGCGGCGCCGGCCGCGCCGTTCCGACGAGCCGCTGCTGACCAACCGGGTGCTCGGCTGGCTGAGCCTGCTCGGCCTGTTCATGGGCGTGATCACGCTGCTGGTGATCTGGTTCGCCGAGCGGAACAGGGACGTCGGTGTCGCCCGGACCATGGGCCTGACCGCGTTCTCGCTGATGAACCTGATCTTCTCCTTCACCGTGCGCAGCGACATCCGCTCGGTCTTCAGCCTGGAGACCTTCAACGACCGGCGCTTCGTGATCACCAGCGGGATGTCGCTGGCCGCGATCGTGCTGGCCACCGAGTTCGGCCTGTTCCAGCGCATCCTGCAGACCGTCCACCTGGACCTGTGGCAGTGGGGTGTCTGCCTGGTCGCCGCGCTCACCGTGCTCGTGCCCACCGAGATTCGCAAGGCGGTGCTGCGGCGCCGGGCGGGAGGTTCGGAATGATCGCATTGATCCAGCTGGGCGATGTCGCCATCGGCGCGGTGTTCCGGGTGGGTGAGAAGAGCGCCGACAGACTGGCCGAGCTCCGGTCGCGGTTCGACAGGGAGAGCTTGCGTACGGCCGGCGAGGCCTGGGCCCGATGGACGATCCTCGCCGAGCGGGGCGCCGCGGAGCGCGAGCGTGGCGTACGCGGCGCCCAGCGGGCCGTCGACGCCGCGGTGGAGCGGCTGGCCCACTCCACCATCGTCGAACGTGTGGTGGACGCCCAGCTGAACCGGGTGCTCGGCATGCTGGAGCACGACCCGGACCGGATCCGGGCGCTGGTCCGTGGCCAGAGGGACAGCATCGTCGGCGAGGCGGTCGGCCGGGTGCGCGCCGGGGCGGCAGCCGGGGACAGTGCCGTCGACCGGTTCACCATGCGGGTGCGGCGCGGCGAGACGCCATGACCGGATACGCCGGGCTGGTCAGCCGGACCTTGGCGTACCTGATCGACACCCTTACCGTCGGGCTGCTGACCGGTGCCGGGCTGACCGCGCTGGCGGCGGTCGCGTCGGTCGTCGGCACCGAGGCGCGCAAGCTCGCCGAGATGCTGCTCTCCGGCTACCTGGTATTCCTGCCGGCCCTGCTGGCGGTGTACTGCGCGCTGTTCTGGAGCCTGGCCGGGCGCACTCCGGGGATGGCGGTGCTCGGCGTCCGGGTGGTCCGCTCCGACGGCCGCCCGGTGCGCTGGTTCGCCGCGCTGGTCCGCGGGCTGCTGCTGGCGTACTTCCCGATCGGCGCCCTGTGGCTGCTGGTCGACCGCCGCCGGCAGGGACTGCCCGACAAGGTGGCGATGACCACCGTGATCCGGGAGGGCTGA
This window of the Actinoplanes oblitus genome carries:
- a CDS encoding cation-translocating P-type ATPase, encoding MPVAKNVEPLEKVDADLGDRSDMAYMNTNVTRGSGELLVTATGMNTEVGRISGMLQTEKDADTPLTRQLARLTNQILYIAGFALLASVVINLARGNEFNVVFTAAVAFAVSAIPTGLPAVVTTILSLGTQLLARSNAIVKRLRSTETLGSTSAINSDKTGTLTLNQMTATEMAIPGRRYKISGSGYSTEGTIKRVAGEPDTPLEEYLLPMILASDAVISDGAMIGDPTEGALVVLAEKGGLDAEATREKYPRIAELPFDAAYKLMATFHQVSDKTVRCFVKGAPDQLLARCDVTPEQRERYLAENDRLARQGLRVLATARKDIDGFDPADDLLETLTGLEPLALVGIVDPPRPQARAAIEQAHAAGIEVRMITGDHAITAAAIAGKLGIRGRAITGAEFAAMSDDELDRELDGIGVIARVTPEHKVRLVEALRRKGHIVAMTGDGVNDAPALKKADIGIAMGITGTEVSKEAAAMILTDDDFATIVKAVELGRALYANLKKYIFFQMGVLAAMIVTFLAASIGNIAAGVPFVPLQTLWLNFTTQVFQSVGLGYGNAEPDIMRRRPRRSDEPLLTNRVLGWLSLLGLFMGVITLLVIWFAERNRDVGVARTMGLTAFSLMNLIFSFTVRSDIRSVFSLETFNDRRFVITSGMSLAAIVLATEFGLFQRILQTVHLDLWQWGVCLVAALTVLVPTEIRKAVLRRRAGGSE
- a CDS encoding RDD family protein — protein: MTGYAGLVSRTLAYLIDTLTVGLLTGAGLTALAAVASVVGTEARKLAEMLLSGYLVFLPALLAVYCALFWSLAGRTPGMAVLGVRVVRSDGRPVRWFAALVRGLLLAYFPIGALWLLVDRRRQGLPDKVAMTTVIREG